In Paludibaculum fermentans, the genomic stretch CGACGGAGCGCGAGCCGAACAATCCACATTTAGGTTGCTAATCCGACGGAAGAATCTCCGGAACGATACTGCCGGATCTGGCAATACCTATCTGGTTAGATACTAGTCTCCCGTCCCGGGTGCTGAATGTCATGACACCCAGGAGCTAGGCACCTCTAGCCAATTCGAGCTATCAGGATAAGTGGATGATTCCGCGCTGCAGGGCAGAGGTGGCCGCCTGGGTGCGGTCATCCACTCCTAACTTGTTGAGAACATTCTTCACATGATTCTTTACGGTGTACTCCGCAATGCGCAGCTCGTAGGCGATCTGCTTATTGCTGAGCCCCTGGACAATCAGCCGCAGGACCTCGGTTTCCCGGACACTCAGGTCCGCTCTGGGGAACTGGGCGGCAAGTGCCGCCGCCACCGAAGCCGGCAGGTAGGTCTGCCCGGCGTGGACGGCCCGGATGGCCTTCAGCAACTCGTCGTGCAGCACTTCCTTGGTCAGGTAAGCCTGCGCGCCGCACTGCAGCGCGCGGCGGATGTCTTCGTCCCCGCCGTAGGTGGAGAGCGCCACGAAGCGCGCGTTCGGCCACTCACTGCGGATGGAGGACATGGCCTCGAAGCCGGTCATGCCGGGCATGCGGATGTCCATCAGGGTGATATCCGGCCGGAACTGCCGGTGGAGTTGGACGGCGTGCGTTCCATTCAGCGCCTCGGCCACGACGGTCATGTCGGATTGCATGGCGACAATGGTCGAGATGCCGACCCTGGCAATGAGGTGGTCTTCGGCAATCAGGATGCCGATCCGTTTCGGATTGGGGCTCTCGGCAGGGTTCATGTGAGGGGAACTGTCACTTCGATTGTAGTGCCCGCGCCGGGCGCCGTTTCCAGCCGCAGGGTGCCACCGGCGCGCTGGGCACGTTCCTGCATGCCGAGCAGGCCGAAATGTCCGCCCGCCGAGAGAAAGGCGTTATTGGGGTCGAACCCGCTGCCATCGTCGGAAATACGGAGCCTCAACGAATTCCCTTCCCGCCTCAGCGCAATGGTGGCGTGCGTGGCTTCCGAGTGCTTCAGGGCGTTGTTCAACGCTTCCTGGGCAATCCGCAACAGTTGCTGCTCGGTCTCCTTGGGGACCACCGGCAGATTCGCTTCAGCCTGTACGGTGGCCTTCAGGCCGCGGCCGGCGGTCATCATGCGCGAGGTCTGGGCCATGGCCTCGGCGAGGGTTTGCCCTTCGAGCGCCTGGTCACGGAGATCCATGACAGAGCGGCGCGCCTCGGTCAGGCTATGGTGGGCCATCTTCTGGGCGAGGTTCAGGTATTGCGCGGCCTGGGCGGGATCCTTGGGCAGCAGCATCGAGACCGCCTCCAGTTGGGAGGAGATGCCGACATAACCCTGGGCGAGGGTGTCGTGGATCTCACGCGCCAGGCGGGCCCGTTCCGCCAGGACCAGCGAGAACCGGTGGCGCTCCTGCAGGATGCGCCAACGGCTGATGAGCCACAGCACCAGTGCGATGCCGGCCGCCAGGGACCAGCGGAACCACATGGTCTCCCAGGGATGCGGCGTGCGGCGGAATGAGAACGAGGCCATTTCTCCAAGCACCGCCCCGCGGCTGTCGCTGGCACTCACCACGAAGCGGTAGCTGCCCGAGGGCAGCGTGTTGTAGTTGGCGACACGCCGGGCGCCGGCCTCAATCCACTGCGCGTCCAACCCCTCCAGCTTGTAGCGGTAGCGCACCGACTCAGGCGCGGCCAGGCGCACGGCGGCATAGCGGAACTCGATGCGGTGACTGGTAGGCGGCAGGATCGCAAACGCCGTGGGCACGAGATCGGCTCCATCCACGCGAACTTCCACCACATGCGCGGGCGGGGGCGCCGGTTCCGATTGCAGCCGTTCCGGACGCACCGCGGCCAGCCCGGCTACCGTGGGGAACCACATCCGGCCGTCACGGCTGCGCCCTCCTCCGCTGGAGGCCGGCCAACCCGGAGCGCAATTCATGCTCTTCAAGCCTTCACTGATCCCGAAGACGGCCACCGGCAGGCGCGCCGCCGGGTTGTGCACCAGTTCCTTGATCTTGGCCTTCTCGACTCGGGCCAGTCCGCGCGTGGTCGCCAGCCATAGCCAGCCGGAGCCGTCGTCCGTCACGTGGGCGACGTTGTCGCTGGGCAGGCCATTGACGGCGGAGCAGCGCCAGAAGCGGCCGTCGCGGAAGAAGGCGAGTCCGCCGCCGGCCGTTCCAATCCAGATCGTGCCGTCGTCATCCTCGGCCATCGAACGGATCTGGTTGCTCGACAGGCCCTGTTCGACGGTGATGAGTTCCGCGTGGCCATCCCGCCAGCGCCAAAGACCGCTGCCGAACGTGCCGGCCCAGCGGGAACCGTCGCGGGCGGCCAGCAGCGTAATGACGGCGTCATTGAGCAGTGGTCCACCGGCGATGGGGTTCGCTTCCTTCCCCTTCGCCAGCTCCACGACACCTTTGTTGGTGCCCAGCCACACCGTGCCTGGGGCCACCTCGATGGCGTCGAAGACGTTATGCCGGCCAACCGTATCGCTCGGCATGTAGGAACTGGCCACCCTGCCGCCCCGGATCCGCGTCAGGCCGGCGCGCGTGCCCACCAGCACCTCGCCATCGCTGGTTTCCCGCAGGCAGAAGACTTCGTTGCTGGGCAGGCCCTGGACCGGCGTATATCGCGATTCCACCAACCGACCCGCGCCGCCATCATGGAACCCTACCCAGATCGCGCCATCCCGAGTCTGCATCACCGTCGTCGGCTGGTCGCTGGGCAGCCCCTCGTTCTTCCCAAAAACGGCGAAGCTCTGGTCCCGGAAGAGATGCAGCCCGCTGTTCGTGCCCACCCAGAGATTCCCGTCGCGGTCTTCATAGAGGCACCAGACCCATTCGCCTGAGCGGAAGACGGGTTCTCCGACACTGTCGATGCGGCTGCCCACCCGGCGGCAAAGCCCGCTGTTCGTGCCAATCCATACGGACCCGTCGCGATCGTGCACCAGGGCTCGGACAAAGGTCGCCGGCAGCCCGTCGGCGGTGGTCAGCAGGCGCCGGCGCCCGCCTTCGTTCAGCAGGACCCCGTTGGTCCCGCCCGCCATCAACTGGCCGGAAGCATCCAGCGCCAGGCACAGCGTGATGCCACCGGAGAGCGAACCGCCCTCAGTGGTCTCCTGAAACCGGTCGTTCTCAAAAACACCGATCGAACCGAAGCCCGCCACCCACACGCGGCCCGCTGCGTCGACAATCGCCGCCCGGACGCCCTGGGCCGGGATCCCGTTCTCCTGGCCGAAGCGCGTGAACTTGCCGTCGCGATACCGGCAAAGCGAGAGACCCGCCGCCACCCAGACCGTACCGCGGCCATCTTCGTGAATCGAGGTGATGAACGCGGCAGGAACGCCGTCCTTGGCTCCGAAGATGGTGAAGCGGCCCGCATGGTAGCGCGCCAGTCCGCCCGCCGTGCCGATCCACACTGAGCCGTCGCGCGAGGCCCACAGCGCAGTGACGAGATTGTTGGGCAATTGACCCGCATCGCGCGTGTAGATCGTAAACTCGATGCCATCGAAGCGCGCCAGCCCCTCTTCCGTGCCGATCCACAGGTAGCCGTCGCGCGACTGCGCCAGCGCGCGGATCGTGTCCTGCGGCAGCCCTTCCGCCTGGCTCCACTGGCGGTGCGCGTACTGGCTCATGTGGCGCTGCGGGTTGAGCCCGGATACCGCCGGCAGTATGCACAGCAGAAGCAGCGTGAGGCGAGTCAGGACCATCTCCCTAAGAGTGTACCGTCCCTATGCCTTCCCTCCAGCCCTCCGCCGTGATAGTTTGACGGCATGATCGTGACTGCACGTGCGGATATCGATGAGTTCCTGGCGCTGCCGCGCATCGCCCTGGTCGGGCTTTCCCGCGAAGAAAAGCACTTCAGCCGGATGGTCTACAAGGAACTGCTCAGCCGGGGTCGCGACGTGGTGCCGGTGAATCCGGAGGCGACCGAAATCGCGGGTGTCGCCTGTTTTCCTGACGTCACCAGCATCCTTCCCGCCGTCCAGGGTGCCCTCATCATGACAGCCCCCGCGGTATCGGCCTCGGTCGTCGAGGATTGCGCCGCGGCCGGGGTCCACTTTGTCTGGCTCTACCGCAGCGTCGGAGCCGGTTCCGTCAGCAACGACGCGCTGGCTGCCTGCGAGGAACTGGGCATGCGCGTGGTCAATGGCGAATGCCCGTTCATGTTCCTGCCCAACTCGGGCTGGATCCACGGTTTCCACCGCGGCATCCGGGGCCTCATCGGTCACCTGCCCAATTGAGCAGCCGTGCAACGCAGCCGCTGGTTACTCCGCCACCTGTGCGCCCACCAGTGCGCTGAGGTGGATTGAGATCTCGTGAAGCGTGGACGATTGCGCGGTGAGTTCCTCGGAGGCCGAAGCGCCCTCCTCCGCACTGGCCGCCGTCGATTGCGTCACCCGCTCCATCTGGCTAATGGCCTTGCTGATCTGCTGCACGCCGCGAGCCTGCTCCGCGCTGCCCTGGTTCACCTCGTCGATCAGCGTCTGCACGCTTTGCGATTCCGTCGTAATCTCCTGAATCGAACGGACCACTTCATCCACTTTGGATTTGCCGCTGGTGGATTTGTGGATCGAGTCCTCAATCAGCGCCGCCGTCTCCTTGGCCGCCTGCGCGCAACGTTGCGCCAGGCTGCGGACTTCGTCAGCCACCACCGCGAAACCCATGCCCGCTTCCCCTGCACGCGCCGCTTCCACCGCCGCATTCAGGGCCAGGATGTTCGTCTGGAAAGCAATCTCGTCGATCACCTTGTTGATGCGCGAGATCTTGCCGCTGGAATCACCGATCTCTCCGATCGCCTTTACCATCTCGTCCAGGGACCGGTTGGTCAGCTTGAACTTCTCCTGCGACTTCAGGGCCAGTCCCGCCGCGGAGCGGGTATTCTCGCTGTTCCTGATGGCCATTGCACTGATCTGCTCGCTGGTGGCCGAGGTCTCCTCCAGCGACGCGGCCTGCTCCGAGGCGCCCTGCGCCAACGTCTGGCTCGTCGACGACACCTGTGAGGCGGCACTCGCCACCTGGCTCGCGCCGGCCGCAAGCCGACCGATGAGCTCCTTCAATTGCCGGGTGATGCCGCGCACGATGAGAAAGGCCGCCAACACCCCAAGCCCGACGGTCAGCAAGCCCATCGTGAACGTGATGCTCCGTTCGCTGGCCGCCCCCGCTACCGCGCTACTCGCAGTTCTATCGCCGTACGCCTGGTTCCACTGCGTTCTTTCGGCGATCGTTTTGTGCAACTGCTGGAACTTGGGGTCCGCAATCCGCATGTAGAGGTCGTGGGCCTCGGCGTTCTTCCCCGTCCTGCTGATGACCTGAACCTGAGACCAGCTCTCCAGATAGCTCTCGACGACCGGCCCGATCTGACTCCAGGCGGCCCGGTCTTCCTCCTGGGTGATCGCACGCGCGTAGGCTGCCGTGGCCTTCGCGATATCCCGCTTCACTTCCTCGTTGCGTGCTTCCACCGCGCTCATCATTTCAGGCGACGAGGTGGCTATATGCTTCCAACAGTTGCCCCGGAATTCGAACAACGCCGATTCCAGTGCGAGGGACTGGCTGATCCCCGGGATCGAATCATCGCGCAGCGATCGGATGCTCGCCTCGGTTAGGTCCAATCCCCACAATGAGACGGCCGCCGTCAGGACGGTGGCGCCGATCAAACCGGCACATGTCCATCCGATCTTCTTTCCAATGGTCATGGTGTTCCTCTTACCTACCCCGCAGTTCGCAGCACTGGGCCGAGCCTGGCCTGGCGGAGCATCCAGCTCCGCCGCCTGACAAAGCGCCCAATGTCCACTTCGGCGGGAAGACGCGAGGTCTGAGCGAAAATGCTCAGCCAGCGGAACAAAAACGCGCCCGAACCCCGATCGGCCTCAATCGGGCCGTCTTTCGATATGGCTATGTGTAGGTTTGCTTACTTCGCGGCCCGCAGGCCCGCTGCCGTCTTCTCAACGTCTCTCATCACGCGCAGCAGGTTGCCGCCGTAGATCTTGCGGATCTCTTCCGCCGAATAGCCCTTCTCCAGCAGCTTGCGCGTCAGGTTGGGCCACTTCGAGACGTCCTCCAACCCCTCAGGCACACAGCCCACCCCGTCGAAGTCGCTGCCCAACCCGACATAGTCCGCGCCCACCAGGGTCTTCACGTGATCGATTTGCGCCACCACGTCGTCAATCGTGGCGCGCACCGTCTTGCTGCTCAGCTCGGCGAAGACCTTCTGCGCCGCGGCCTGCCGCTCCTTGGGATCCTGGATGTCGGCAATCTTCTTCTGGATCTCCGAAACCTGCGCCGCATCCAGCTTCGGAGTCGTATTCGCCGACTTCTGCGACAGGAAGTCGCACGCGAAGTTGATCTGCACGACGCCGCCGCGCTTGGCCAGCGCCTTGATCATGTCATCGGTCATATTGCGCGGCACATTCGACAGCGCCCGGCACGACGAATGCGAACTGAACACCGGAGCCTTGCTCGCCGCCAGAGCGTCATAGAACGTCTGGTCGGACACGTGCGCGATGTCGACCATCATGCCCAGGCGGTTCATCTCCCCCACCACCTGCTTGCCGAACTCCGATAGCCCCTTGTTGTCGGTCTCGCCCGATGACCCGGCCCAACTGAGGTTCTTGCTGTGCGTCAGGGTCATGTAGCGGACTCCGAGGTCGTAGTACGTCCGCAACAGCCTGACATCATCCTCAATCGCGTGTCCGCCCTCAATCCCGATCAGGGCGGCAATCCGGCCTTTCTTGCGGGCCGCGACGATCTCGTCCGCCGTCGTGGCAAACACGAAATCGTTGGGGTGTTTGCCGATGATGTCGAACCGGATGGTATCGATCATCTGCAGCGCGCGGTGGGCCGACTGGTGGCCCTCCATGAAATTGGTGCCGACATAGGCGGCGAAGAACTGCGCCCCCATGCCGCCCTTCTTCATGCGCGGTACATCGGTGTGTCCGTCGGTGGAGGCCAGGCCGATGTCGAAGCCTTCCACGGTCCTGCTGGTGACGTCGTTGTGGGAATCGATGAGGAGCGCCGAGTTGTGAACTTTCATCACTTCGGCGTCGGTGAAGGACTTCTGCTGCGCCGCGGCCGTGCCCGTCCCGAAGGACAGGCACAGCGCGGCGATCGGTAGGAACTGCGTCGATCGCATCAGTTCATCTTAGAAGATGAACTTGAGGGCCAGCTGCACATTGCGGGGTTCGCCGAAGCCGAGGCCAGGCGCGCCCGAACCGTTACGCGTGTTCGTGATCAGGCCGAAGCTGGTCGAAGAGCCCAGCGACGAACCCGGATTGGCATAGTTCGCGCGGTTGAAGAGATTGAAGATCTCGACGCGGAACTGGGTGCTGATGCGCTCGGTGATCGAAGTGTTCTTGAACACCGAGAAGTCGAAGCTGCCGAAGCCCGGTCCGCGAATCGCGTCGCGGCCGATGTTGCCGAAGGTGCCGTTCGCCGGACGGGCGAAGGCGGCGGGATTGAACCAACGGACAGCCGTGCCGCTGGTGGGCTGCACGACATTCGCGAAGGGATCGCCGACGACGTCGACACGGTCGCGCGAATCGGCGCTGCCGCTGACGTTGGTGCCGGCCAGGATGTCCAGCGGTTCGCCCGTGTGGGCCGTAATCAGGCCGTTCACCTGCCAGCCCTTGCTCAGGCGCTGGAGGCGCTGGCCGAACTGCGGCACATCGTAGGTG encodes the following:
- a CDS encoding response regulator, with amino-acid sequence MNPAESPNPKRIGILIAEDHLIARVGISTIVAMQSDMTVVAEALNGTHAVQLHRQFRPDITLMDIRMPGMTGFEAMSSIRSEWPNARFVALSTYGGDEDIRRALQCGAQAYLTKEVLHDELLKAIRAVHAGQTYLPASVAAALAAQFPRADLSVRETEVLRLIVQGLSNKQIAYELRIAEYTVKNHVKNVLNKLGVDDRTQAATSALQRGIIHLS
- a CDS encoding sensor histidine kinase — its product is MVLTRLTLLLLCILPAVSGLNPQRHMSQYAHRQWSQAEGLPQDTIRALAQSRDGYLWIGTEEGLARFDGIEFTIYTRDAGQLPNNLVTALWASRDGSVWIGTAGGLARYHAGRFTIFGAKDGVPAAFITSIHEDGRGTVWVAAGLSLCRYRDGKFTRFGQENGIPAQGVRAAIVDAAGRVWVAGFGSIGVFENDRFQETTEGGSLSGGITLCLALDASGQLMAGGTNGVLLNEGGRRRLLTTADGLPATFVRALVHDRDGSVWIGTNSGLCRRVGSRIDSVGEPVFRSGEWVWCLYEDRDGNLWVGTNSGLHLFRDQSFAVFGKNEGLPSDQPTTVMQTRDGAIWVGFHDGGAGRLVESRYTPVQGLPSNEVFCLRETSDGEVLVGTRAGLTRIRGGRVASSYMPSDTVGRHNVFDAIEVAPGTVWLGTNKGVVELAKGKEANPIAGGPLLNDAVITLLAARDGSRWAGTFGSGLWRWRDGHAELITVEQGLSSNQIRSMAEDDDGTIWIGTAGGGLAFFRDGRFWRCSAVNGLPSDNVAHVTDDGSGWLWLATTRGLARVEKAKIKELVHNPAARLPVAVFGISEGLKSMNCAPGWPASSGGGRSRDGRMWFPTVAGLAAVRPERLQSEPAPPPAHVVEVRVDGADLVPTAFAILPPTSHRIEFRYAAVRLAAPESVRYRYKLEGLDAQWIEAGARRVANYNTLPSGSYRFVVSASDSRGAVLGEMASFSFRRTPHPWETMWFRWSLAAGIALVLWLISRWRILQERHRFSLVLAERARLAREIHDTLAQGYVGISSQLEAVSMLLPKDPAQAAQYLNLAQKMAHHSLTEARRSVMDLRDQALEGQTLAEAMAQTSRMMTAGRGLKATVQAEANLPVVPKETEQQLLRIAQEALNNALKHSEATHATIALRREGNSLRLRISDDGSGFDPNNAFLSAGGHFGLLGMQERAQRAGGTLRLETAPGAGTTIEVTVPLT
- a CDS encoding CoA-binding protein — protein: MIVTARADIDEFLALPRIALVGLSREEKHFSRMVYKELLSRGRDVVPVNPEATEIAGVACFPDVTSILPAVQGALIMTAPAVSASVVEDCAAAGVHFVWLYRSVGAGSVSNDALAACEELGMRVVNGECPFMFLPNSGWIHGFHRGIRGLIGHLPN
- a CDS encoding dipeptidase, whose product is MRSTQFLPIAALCLSFGTGTAAAQQKSFTDAEVMKVHNSALLIDSHNDVTSRTVEGFDIGLASTDGHTDVPRMKKGGMGAQFFAAYVGTNFMEGHQSAHRALQMIDTIRFDIIGKHPNDFVFATTADEIVAARKKGRIAALIGIEGGHAIEDDVRLLRTYYDLGVRYMTLTHSKNLSWAGSSGETDNKGLSEFGKQVVGEMNRLGMMVDIAHVSDQTFYDALAASKAPVFSSHSSCRALSNVPRNMTDDMIKALAKRGGVVQINFACDFLSQKSANTTPKLDAAQVSEIQKKIADIQDPKERQAAAQKVFAELSSKTVRATIDDVVAQIDHVKTLVGADYVGLGSDFDGVGCVPEGLEDVSKWPNLTRKLLEKGYSAEEIRKIYGGNLLRVMRDVEKTAAGLRAAK
- a CDS encoding methyl-accepting chemotaxis protein, whose protein sequence is MTIGKKIGWTCAGLIGATVLTAAVSLWGLDLTEASIRSLRDDSIPGISQSLALESALFEFRGNCWKHIATSSPEMMSAVEARNEEVKRDIAKATAAYARAITQEEDRAAWSQIGPVVESYLESWSQVQVISRTGKNAEAHDLYMRIADPKFQQLHKTIAERTQWNQAYGDRTASSAVAGAASERSITFTMGLLTVGLGVLAAFLIVRGITRQLKELIGRLAAGASQVASAASQVSSTSQTLAQGASEQAASLEETSATSEQISAMAIRNSENTRSAAGLALKSQEKFKLTNRSLDEMVKAIGEIGDSSGKISRINKVIDEIAFQTNILALNAAVEAARAGEAGMGFAVVADEVRSLAQRCAQAAKETAALIEDSIHKSTSGKSKVDEVVRSIQEITTESQSVQTLIDEVNQGSAEQARGVQQISKAISQMERVTQSTAASAEEGASASEELTAQSSTLHEISIHLSALVGAQVAE